A single window of Nicotiana sylvestris chromosome 5, ASM39365v2, whole genome shotgun sequence DNA harbors:
- the LOC138869363 gene encoding uncharacterized protein has protein sequence MASDMTIQWLVGDLGFKGRIFTWWNGRSEDDCIFKILDRCLGNMELQQTFPGLEVTHLSKIGSDHCSMLLECDIESTPIKKSFRFLTSWVKHSSFKDVVKEKWKADFSANPFVIFNCKLKMLKKTLSSRSRATFEDIFQKIVSLEEVVLVHEKKFEIYPTQMNRERLQKVQAEMIKYLALEEEFWRQKARMTWFKDGDRNTKLFQA, from the exons ATGGCTTCTGATATGACTATTCAATGGCTTGTGGGAG ATTTGGGATTTAAGGGAAGGATttttacatggtggaatggaagATCAGAGGATGATTGTATATTTAAGATACTTGATAGATGCCTAGGCAATATGGAATTGCAGCAAACTTTCCCAGGCTTGGAGGTGACTCATTTGTCCAAAATTGGATCAGATCATTGTTCTATGCTGCTGGAATGTGATATTGAATCTACCCCTATTAAGAAATCTTTTAGATTTCTTACCTCCTGGGTGAAACATTCCTCGTTCAAAGATGTGGTAAAGGAGAAATGGAAGGCAGATTTCAGTGCTAATCCATTTGTAATTTTCAACTGCAAATTAAAAATGCTCAAGAAAACACTGTCTAGTCGGAGTAGAGCTACTTTTGAAGACATATTCCAGAAAATTGTGAGCTTAGAAGAAGTGGTATTAGTGCATGAAAAGAAGTTTGAAATTTATCCTACTCAGATGAATAGAGAAAGGTTACAAAAGGTTCAAGCTGAAATGATAAAATACCTTGCACTTGAAGAAGAGTTTTGGAGACAAAAAGCTCGCATGACTTGGTTCAAGGATGGTGATAGAAATACAAAATTATTTCAAGCTTAA